From Mustela nigripes isolate SB6536 chromosome 13, MUSNIG.SB6536, whole genome shotgun sequence, one genomic window encodes:
- the CDAN1 gene encoding codanin-1 isoform X3 — protein sequence MAAVLESLLREEVSVAAAVRWIARSAQSSEDDPGEAAALSSLRPLRKEFVPFLLNFLREQSSRVLPQGPPTPAKAPGSSAALPGRPGGPPRGGRGARSQLFPPTEPSSAAAAEAPSARRGGRRRGPGPGRERGGRGPGGLEEGVVGESQPWTGGRRSRGSGSPGSPSLVRSDPPNLSNLEEFPPVGSVPPGPAGRTKPSRRINPTPVSEERSLSKPKTCFTSPPINCVPSSQPSVPDTSPWGHGLPPGCRSLQEEREMLRKERSKQLQQSPSTTCATSELGPPLPSWTGNLTAESADPARVSSRQRLELIALVYSSCIAENLVPNLFLELFFVLQLLTARRMVATKDGDLEPSPGAPDSLESPLFQSVHDCVFFAVQVLEHQFQVLSYLDKGTLKLLAENERLLCFSPALQGRLRAAYEGSVAKVSLAMPPSAQAVSFQPETDNRANFSSDRAFHTFKKQRDVFFEVLREWEDRHEEPGWDFEKGLGSRIRAMMGQLSAACSHSHFVRLFQKQLLQMCQSPGGTGGTVLGEAPDVLSMLGADKLGRLRRLQERLVAPQSSGGPCPPPTFPGCQGFFRDFILSASSFQFNQHLMDSLSLKIRELNSLALPQPEPSDEDGESDVDWQGERRQFAMVLLSLRLLAKFLGFVAFLPYRGPEPPPTRELQDSILALRSQVPPALDVRALLQQGLRARRAVLTVPWLVEFLSLADHIVPLLDYYRSIFTVLLHLHRSLVLSKESEGEMCFLNKLLLLAVLGWLFQIPTVPEDLFFLEEGQLDALEVDTVASELGLDGMPVVDQHLLYTCCPYIGELRKLLASWVSGSSGRSGGFVRKITPTTTTGLGAQPPRTSQGLQAQLAQAFFHNQPPSLRRTVEFVAERIGSNCVKHIKATLVADLVRQAESLLQEQLVTQGQDGGDPAQLLEILCSQLCPHGAQALTQGREFCQKKSPGAVRALLPEETPAAVLSSAENIAVGLATEKACTWLSANITALIRREVKAAVSRTLRAQGPEAAARGERRGCSRACEHHAPLPSHLISEIKDVLSLAVGPRDPEEGVSPDHLEQLLGQLGQTLQCRQWQTTSLSSGPHHPAG from the exons ATGGCGGCCGTTTTGGAGTCGCTGCTGCGAGAAGAGGTGTCGGTCGCGGCGGCGGTGCGGTGGATCGCTCGCAGCGCCCAGAGTTCCGAG GATGACCCCGGGGAGGCGGCCGCGCTGAGCTCCCTTCGGCCACTGCGGAAGGAATTCGTGCCGTTCCTGCTGAACTTCCTGAGGGAGCAGAGCAGCCGCGTCCTCCCGCAgggccccccaacccccgccaagGCCCCGGGCTCCTCCGCAGCTCTGCCAGGGAGGCCGGGGGGCCCGCCGCGGGGTGGCCGCGGGGCGCGCAGCCAGCTCTTCCCTCCGACCGAGCCTTcgagcgccgccgccgccgaggccCCTTCAGCCCGCCGCGGGGGCAGGAGGCGGGGCCCGGGGCCGGGCCGCGAGCGGGGAGGCCGCGGCCCTgggggcctggaggagggggtCGTCGGAGAGAGTCAGCCTTGGACTGGGGGCCGGAGGTCCAGGGGCTCTGGCAGCCCCGGCAGCCCCAGCCTCGTGCGCTCTGACCCGCCAAACCTCAGCAACCTGGAGGAGTTCCCTCCCGTAGGCTCGGTGCCCCCCGGCCCTGCAGG CAGGACGAAGCCTTCACGCAGGATTAATCCAACTCCGGTGAGCGAAGAGCGATCACTCTCCAAGCCCAAGACCTGCTTCACCTCACCCCCAATCAACTGTGTCCCCAGTTCCCAACCCTCAGTCCCGGACACTAGCCCTTGGGGCCATGGCCTTCCCCCAGGGTGCCGAAGTCTGCAAGAGGAGCGGGAGATGCTCAGGAAGGAGCG CTCTAAGCAGCTACAGCAGTCACCTTCTACCACCTGTGCCACCTCAGAATTggggcctcccctccccagctggaCAGGAAACCTCACAGCCGAATCCGCTGATCCTGCCAGAGTGTCTTCCCGCCAGCGCCTGGAGCTGATAGCCCTCGTCTACTCTTCATGCATTGCCG AGAACCTGGTACCAAACCTCTTCTTGGAGCTTTTCTTCGTCCTTCAGCTCCTTACTGCTCGGAGGATGGTGGCCACCAAGGACGGTGACCTTGAACCAAGTCCAGGAGCACCAG ATTCCCTGGAAAGCCCACTGTTCCAGAGTGTCCATGATTGTGTCTTCTTTGCAGTGCAGGTTTTGGAGCATCAGTTTCA GGTTCTTTCCTACCTGGACAAAGGGACCTTGAAGCTCTTGGCTGAGAACGAGCGGCTGCTGtgcttctctcctgctctgcAAGGCCGCCTCCGAGCTGCCTATGAGGGCAGCGTTGCCAAG GTCTCTCTGGCAATGCCACCCTCTGCTCAAGCTGTCTCCTTTCAGCCAGAAACAGACAATCGTGCCAACTTCTCCAGTGACCGAGCCTTTCATACTTTCAAAAAACAGAG GGACGTGTTTTTTGAGGTCCTTCGAGAGTGGGAAGATCGGCACGAGGAGCCTGGCTGGGATTTTGAGAAGGGCTTGGGCAGCAGGATCAG AGCCATGATGGGTCAGCTCTCTGCAGCCTGCAGTCACAGCCATTTTGTTCGGCTTTTCCAGAAACAACTTCTCCAG aTGTGTCAGAGTCCTGGTGGCACTGGAGGCACTGTCTTGGGGGAGGCTCCGGATGTATTAAGTATGCTTGGAGCGGACAAGCTGGGGAGGTTGCGGCGCCTGCAGGAGAGGCTTGTGGCCCCTCAGAGCAGCGGgggaccctgcccaccccccaccttcccagGCTGTCAGGGCTTCTTCAGGGACTTCATCCTGAGTGCCAGCAG CTTCCAGTTTAATCAGCATCTCATGGACAGTCTGAGTTTGAAGATCCGGGAGCTCAACAGCCTTGCCCTGCCCCAACCTGAGCCTAGCGATGAAGATGGGGAATCAGACGTGGACTGGCAG GGGGAACGGAGGCAGTTTGCCATGGTGCTGCTCAGCCTGAGGCTTCTGGCTAAATTCCTGGGCTTTGTGGCTTTCCTGCCATACCGGGGGCCTGAGCCACCCCCAACCCGTGAGCTCCAGGACTCCATTCTGGCCCTGAGGAGCCAG gtgcccccagccctgGACGTGCGGGCTCTGCTGCAGCAGGGGCTGCGGGCCCGCCGAGCCGTGCTCACCGTGCCCTGGCTGGTGGAATTCCTTTCCCTCGCTGACCACATCGTGCCCCTGCTGGACTATTACCGCAGCATCTTCACTGTCCTGCTGCACCTACACCG GAGCTTGGTCTTGTCAAAGGAAAGTGAAGGGGAGATGTGTTTCCTGAACAAGTTGCTGCTGCTAGCTGTCCTGGGCTGGCTGTTCCAG ATTCCCACAGTCCCTGAGGACCTATTCTTTCTGGAAGAGGGTCAGTTGGATGCCTTGGAGGTGGATACAGTAGCTTCAGAGCTTGGGCTG GATGGCATGCCTGTGGTGGACCAGCACCTGCTCTACACCTGCTGCCCCTATATTG GAGAGCTCCGAAAACTGCTCGCATCCTGGGTGTCGGGCAGCAGTGGGAGGAGTGGGGGCTTTGTGAGGAAGAtcactcccaccaccaccaccggccTTGGAGCCCAGCCTCCCCGGACCAGCCAGGGGCTGCAG GCACAGCTGGCCCAAGCCTTTTTCCACAACCAGCCGCCCTCCCTGCGCAGGACTGTGGAGTTTGTGGCAGAGAGAATTGGCTCTAACTGTGTCAAACACATCAA GGCCACGCTGGTGGCAGATCTGGTGCGCCAGGCCGAGTCCCTTCTTCAGGAGCAGCTGGTGACACAGGGACAGGACGGAGGAGATCCAGCCCAGCTGTTGGAGATCTTGTGTTCCCAGCTGTGCCCCCATGGGGCCCAGGCATTGACCCAGGGGCGGGA gtTCTGTCAGAAGAAAAGCCCTGGGGCTGTACGGGCACTGCTTCCCGAGGAGACCCCAGCAGCT GTTCTAAGCAGCGCAGAGAACATTGCTGTGGGGCTTGCAACAGAGAAAGCCTGTACTTGGTTGTCAGCCAACATCACAG CACTGATCAGGAGAGAGGTGAAGGCGGCAGTGAGTCGCACACTTCGAGCCCAGGGTCCCGAAGCAGCTGCCCGGGGGGAGCGGAGGGGCTGCTCCCGAGCCTGTGAGCACcacgctcccctcccctcccacctcatCTCCGAGATCAAA GATGTGCTGTCTTTGGCTGTGGGCCCCCGGGACCCTGAGGAAGGAGTTTCTCCGGACCATCTGGAGCAGCTCCTGGGCCAGCTGGGCCAGACACTGCAGTGCCGCCAG TGGCAGACCACATCCCTGTCCTCGGGCCCCCATCACCCCGCGGGCTAG
- the CDAN1 gene encoding codanin-1 isoform X5, with the protein MAAVLESLLREEVSVAAAVRWIARSAQSSEDDPGEAAALSSLRPLRKEFVPFLLNFLREQSSRVLPQGPPTPAKAPGSSAALPGRPGGPPRGGRGARSQLFPPTEPSSAAAAEAPSARRGGRRRGPGPGRERGGRGPGGLEEGVVGESQPWTGGRRSRGSGSPGSPSLVRSDPPNLSNLEEFPPVGSVPPGPAGRTKPSRRINPTPVSEERSLSKPKTCFTSPPINCVPSSQPSVPDTSPWGHGLPPGCRSLQEEREMLRKERSKQLQQSPSTTCATSELGPPLPSWTGNLTAESADPARVSSRQRLELIALVYSSCIAENLVPNLFLELFFVLQLLTARRMVATKDGDLEPSPGAPDSLESPLFQSVHDCVFFAVQVLEHQFQVLSYLDKGTLKLLAENERLLCFSPALQGRLRAAYEGSVAKVSLAMPPSAQAVSFQPETDNRANFSSDRAFHTFKKQRDVFFEVLREWEDRHEEPGWDFEKGLGSRIRAMMGQLSAACSHSHFVRLFQKQLLQMCQSPGGTGGTVLGEAPDVLSMLGADKLGRLRRLQERLVAPQSSGGPCPPPTFPGCQGFFRDFILSASSFQFNQHLMDSLSLKIRELNSLALPQPEPSDEDGESDVDWQGERRQFAMVLLSLRLLAKFLGFVAFLPYRGPEPPPTRELQDSILALRSQVPPALDVRALLQQGLRARRAVLTVPWLVEFLSLADHIVPLLDYYRSIFTVLLHLHRSLVLSKESEGEMCFLNKLLLLAVLGWLFQIPTVPEDLFFLEEGQLDALEVDTVASELGLDGMPVVDQHLLYTCCPYIGELRKLLASWVSGSSGRSGGFVRKITPTTTTGLGAQPPRTSQGLQAQLAQAFFHNQPPSLRRTVEFVAERIGSNCVKHIKATLVADLVRQAESLLQEQLVTQGQDGGDPAQLLEILCSQLCPHGAQALTQGREFCQKKSPGAVRALLPEETPAAVLSSAENIAVGLATEKACTWLSANITALIRREVKAAVSRTLRAQGPEAAARGERRGCSRA; encoded by the exons ATGGCGGCCGTTTTGGAGTCGCTGCTGCGAGAAGAGGTGTCGGTCGCGGCGGCGGTGCGGTGGATCGCTCGCAGCGCCCAGAGTTCCGAG GATGACCCCGGGGAGGCGGCCGCGCTGAGCTCCCTTCGGCCACTGCGGAAGGAATTCGTGCCGTTCCTGCTGAACTTCCTGAGGGAGCAGAGCAGCCGCGTCCTCCCGCAgggccccccaacccccgccaagGCCCCGGGCTCCTCCGCAGCTCTGCCAGGGAGGCCGGGGGGCCCGCCGCGGGGTGGCCGCGGGGCGCGCAGCCAGCTCTTCCCTCCGACCGAGCCTTcgagcgccgccgccgccgaggccCCTTCAGCCCGCCGCGGGGGCAGGAGGCGGGGCCCGGGGCCGGGCCGCGAGCGGGGAGGCCGCGGCCCTgggggcctggaggagggggtCGTCGGAGAGAGTCAGCCTTGGACTGGGGGCCGGAGGTCCAGGGGCTCTGGCAGCCCCGGCAGCCCCAGCCTCGTGCGCTCTGACCCGCCAAACCTCAGCAACCTGGAGGAGTTCCCTCCCGTAGGCTCGGTGCCCCCCGGCCCTGCAGG CAGGACGAAGCCTTCACGCAGGATTAATCCAACTCCGGTGAGCGAAGAGCGATCACTCTCCAAGCCCAAGACCTGCTTCACCTCACCCCCAATCAACTGTGTCCCCAGTTCCCAACCCTCAGTCCCGGACACTAGCCCTTGGGGCCATGGCCTTCCCCCAGGGTGCCGAAGTCTGCAAGAGGAGCGGGAGATGCTCAGGAAGGAGCG CTCTAAGCAGCTACAGCAGTCACCTTCTACCACCTGTGCCACCTCAGAATTggggcctcccctccccagctggaCAGGAAACCTCACAGCCGAATCCGCTGATCCTGCCAGAGTGTCTTCCCGCCAGCGCCTGGAGCTGATAGCCCTCGTCTACTCTTCATGCATTGCCG AGAACCTGGTACCAAACCTCTTCTTGGAGCTTTTCTTCGTCCTTCAGCTCCTTACTGCTCGGAGGATGGTGGCCACCAAGGACGGTGACCTTGAACCAAGTCCAGGAGCACCAG ATTCCCTGGAAAGCCCACTGTTCCAGAGTGTCCATGATTGTGTCTTCTTTGCAGTGCAGGTTTTGGAGCATCAGTTTCA GGTTCTTTCCTACCTGGACAAAGGGACCTTGAAGCTCTTGGCTGAGAACGAGCGGCTGCTGtgcttctctcctgctctgcAAGGCCGCCTCCGAGCTGCCTATGAGGGCAGCGTTGCCAAG GTCTCTCTGGCAATGCCACCCTCTGCTCAAGCTGTCTCCTTTCAGCCAGAAACAGACAATCGTGCCAACTTCTCCAGTGACCGAGCCTTTCATACTTTCAAAAAACAGAG GGACGTGTTTTTTGAGGTCCTTCGAGAGTGGGAAGATCGGCACGAGGAGCCTGGCTGGGATTTTGAGAAGGGCTTGGGCAGCAGGATCAG AGCCATGATGGGTCAGCTCTCTGCAGCCTGCAGTCACAGCCATTTTGTTCGGCTTTTCCAGAAACAACTTCTCCAG aTGTGTCAGAGTCCTGGTGGCACTGGAGGCACTGTCTTGGGGGAGGCTCCGGATGTATTAAGTATGCTTGGAGCGGACAAGCTGGGGAGGTTGCGGCGCCTGCAGGAGAGGCTTGTGGCCCCTCAGAGCAGCGGgggaccctgcccaccccccaccttcccagGCTGTCAGGGCTTCTTCAGGGACTTCATCCTGAGTGCCAGCAG CTTCCAGTTTAATCAGCATCTCATGGACAGTCTGAGTTTGAAGATCCGGGAGCTCAACAGCCTTGCCCTGCCCCAACCTGAGCCTAGCGATGAAGATGGGGAATCAGACGTGGACTGGCAG GGGGAACGGAGGCAGTTTGCCATGGTGCTGCTCAGCCTGAGGCTTCTGGCTAAATTCCTGGGCTTTGTGGCTTTCCTGCCATACCGGGGGCCTGAGCCACCCCCAACCCGTGAGCTCCAGGACTCCATTCTGGCCCTGAGGAGCCAG gtgcccccagccctgGACGTGCGGGCTCTGCTGCAGCAGGGGCTGCGGGCCCGCCGAGCCGTGCTCACCGTGCCCTGGCTGGTGGAATTCCTTTCCCTCGCTGACCACATCGTGCCCCTGCTGGACTATTACCGCAGCATCTTCACTGTCCTGCTGCACCTACACCG GAGCTTGGTCTTGTCAAAGGAAAGTGAAGGGGAGATGTGTTTCCTGAACAAGTTGCTGCTGCTAGCTGTCCTGGGCTGGCTGTTCCAG ATTCCCACAGTCCCTGAGGACCTATTCTTTCTGGAAGAGGGTCAGTTGGATGCCTTGGAGGTGGATACAGTAGCTTCAGAGCTTGGGCTG GATGGCATGCCTGTGGTGGACCAGCACCTGCTCTACACCTGCTGCCCCTATATTG GAGAGCTCCGAAAACTGCTCGCATCCTGGGTGTCGGGCAGCAGTGGGAGGAGTGGGGGCTTTGTGAGGAAGAtcactcccaccaccaccaccggccTTGGAGCCCAGCCTCCCCGGACCAGCCAGGGGCTGCAG GCACAGCTGGCCCAAGCCTTTTTCCACAACCAGCCGCCCTCCCTGCGCAGGACTGTGGAGTTTGTGGCAGAGAGAATTGGCTCTAACTGTGTCAAACACATCAA GGCCACGCTGGTGGCAGATCTGGTGCGCCAGGCCGAGTCCCTTCTTCAGGAGCAGCTGGTGACACAGGGACAGGACGGAGGAGATCCAGCCCAGCTGTTGGAGATCTTGTGTTCCCAGCTGTGCCCCCATGGGGCCCAGGCATTGACCCAGGGGCGGGA gtTCTGTCAGAAGAAAAGCCCTGGGGCTGTACGGGCACTGCTTCCCGAGGAGACCCCAGCAGCT GTTCTAAGCAGCGCAGAGAACATTGCTGTGGGGCTTGCAACAGAGAAAGCCTGTACTTGGTTGTCAGCCAACATCACAG CACTGATCAGGAGAGAGGTGAAGGCGGCAGTGAGTCGCACACTTCGAGCCCAGGGTCCCGAAGCAGCTGCCCGGGGGGAGCGGAGGGGCTGCTCCCGAGCCT GA